In Vibrio japonicus, one DNA window encodes the following:
- a CDS encoding copper homeostasis protein CutC has translation MNYHIEVCIDNLESLHNAIEGGATRIELCSSLSLGGLTPSFGLMKKAAEISSIPVYAMIRPRQGDFLYTQDDVDTMLLDIEATAEAGLQGIVVGALNAKGEVDKHMIQQLVERAKLYGLGVTFHRAIDQCADYRQALEEIIELGCERVLTSGMETNVEQGLNTLAEMVKLANGRISVMAGAGLNSENALDVVLETGVREVHLSGKSWRKSKMAFISDSAKMGDHDINDFHIPVTSTDAILKVVKALSS, from the coding sequence ATGAACTACCATATCGAAGTTTGTATCGACAATTTAGAATCTCTTCATAACGCTATAGAAGGGGGCGCAACACGTATCGAGCTGTGCTCATCACTCTCTTTAGGTGGCCTGACGCCTAGCTTTGGTCTCATGAAAAAAGCCGCAGAAATTTCCTCCATTCCTGTCTACGCCATGATTCGTCCACGACAAGGGGACTTTCTTTATACTCAAGATGACGTTGACACTATGCTGCTTGATATTGAAGCCACCGCAGAGGCTGGCCTGCAAGGCATCGTTGTTGGCGCGTTAAACGCGAAAGGCGAAGTGGATAAACACATGATCCAACAATTGGTGGAGCGAGCAAAGCTCTATGGCTTAGGGGTTACTTTTCACCGTGCGATAGACCAATGTGCTGATTACCGACAAGCTCTGGAAGAGATCATAGAACTTGGCTGCGAACGCGTTTTAACATCCGGTATGGAAACAAATGTAGAGCAAGGGCTAAATACGCTGGCAGAGATGGTGAAACTTGCAAATGGCCGAATTTCAGTCATGGCAGGTGCTGGCCTTAACTCGGAGAATGCGCTGGATGTCGTCCTAGAAACTGGGGTAAGAGAAGTGCATTTGTCCGGTAAGTCTTGGCGTAAAAGCAAAATGGCGTTCATCTCTGATAGCGCAAAAATGGGAGACCATGACATTAATGACTTCCACATTCCCGTCACAAGTACAGATGCTATCCTAAAAGTGGTAAAAGCTCTCAGTTCCTAA
- the pstA gene encoding phosphate ABC transporter permease PstA has protein sequence MFKWVKSGAPWVWLTGGAVSISLLSVLGLLLLIGWKGLSYFWPAPLYQWKTEQGDVLVGQLYAEEYVETSHLKEMSLSLPQALKEGEQVKRLSIKIANRDIYPTDFVSVLEINLLERTKPQGWAVVERNRGGDFYGQPQGYYLADGTVSKDFDGHVNQGLVFAEKIRSDIDKLVTKQIRVLSAQAEKLRLERRKRELNGTLDQVFITRYDMQTRVITQQLMEMEDALDQLRAQLEQQGLLIKDMSGAVHKIPLSNLLDIWYPNQMSLMDKLVHWSHQGWKFLSQDPRESNSEGGVFPAMFGTVLMVIIMSIIVMPLGVIAAIYLHEYAKNNALTRVIRVAVINLAGVPSIVYGVFGLGFFVYTLGGSIDSLFYEERLPAPTFGTPGLLWSALTLAVLTLPVVIVATEEGLTRIPSSVRHGSLALGATQFETMWRIVLPMASPAIITGLILAVARAAGEVAPLMLVGVVKLASSLPVDSQFPFLHLERKFMHLGFHIYDVGFQTTNIETARPLVYATSFLLVTVIVGLNLTAISIRNNLREKYRTLGQD, from the coding sequence GTGTTTAAATGGGTAAAGTCAGGTGCACCTTGGGTTTGGTTAACGGGTGGGGCGGTAAGTATCAGCTTGCTGTCTGTTCTTGGGCTATTGCTGTTGATTGGCTGGAAAGGGCTTTCCTATTTTTGGCCGGCACCTCTGTACCAGTGGAAAACGGAACAAGGCGACGTGCTTGTTGGTCAGCTATACGCAGAAGAGTATGTTGAAACCAGCCACTTAAAAGAGATGTCTTTATCGCTTCCACAAGCTCTCAAAGAGGGAGAGCAAGTTAAGCGACTGAGTATTAAGATCGCTAACCGAGATATTTATCCGACAGATTTTGTCTCTGTGCTTGAAATCAACTTACTAGAACGCACCAAGCCTCAAGGCTGGGCAGTGGTTGAGCGTAATCGTGGCGGTGACTTTTATGGTCAACCTCAAGGTTATTACCTCGCTGATGGGACGGTGAGTAAAGATTTTGATGGACACGTTAACCAAGGGTTGGTGTTTGCTGAAAAGATACGTAGCGACATTGATAAATTGGTGACGAAACAGATTCGCGTTTTAAGCGCTCAAGCTGAAAAACTTAGGCTAGAGCGCCGGAAAAGAGAGCTGAATGGCACGTTGGATCAAGTGTTTATCACGCGGTACGACATGCAAACCCGAGTGATCACTCAGCAGTTGATGGAGATGGAAGATGCGTTAGATCAGCTGCGCGCGCAACTCGAACAGCAAGGGTTGCTGATCAAAGATATGAGTGGAGCTGTTCACAAGATACCGTTAAGCAACTTATTAGATATTTGGTATCCCAATCAAATGAGCCTGATGGATAAACTCGTTCATTGGAGTCATCAGGGGTGGAAGTTCCTTTCACAGGATCCGCGCGAGTCAAACTCCGAAGGTGGGGTATTTCCAGCAATGTTTGGTACGGTATTGATGGTTATTATTATGTCCATCATTGTCATGCCTCTTGGTGTGATCGCCGCTATTTATTTGCATGAATACGCCAAAAATAATGCGCTGACGAGAGTGATTCGTGTTGCGGTTATTAACCTTGCGGGCGTCCCTTCTATCGTTTACGGCGTATTTGGTTTGGGCTTTTTTGTTTATACCCTCGGGGGCTCAATCGACTCATTGTTTTACGAAGAGCGATTACCTGCTCCTACATTTGGGACTCCAGGGTTATTGTGGTCAGCGCTGACGTTGGCGGTGTTAACTTTACCAGTCGTGATTGTTGCGACTGAAGAAGGGCTAACTCGTATCCCAAGCTCGGTTCGCCATGGCTCTTTAGCTTTGGGCGCGACTCAGTTTGAAACCATGTGGCGAATAGTGTTACCAATGGCGAGCCCAGCCATCATCACTGGGTTAATACTGGCGGTGGCGCGTGCGGCAGGCGAAGTAGCACCACTTATGCTTGTTGGTGTGGTCAAACTTGCGTCGAGCCTCCCGGTTGATAGCCAGTTTCCTTTCCTTCATTTGGAAAGGAAGTTTATGCATTTGGGCTTCCATATCTATGATGTTGGCTTTCAAACGACTAATATTGAAACGGCAAGGCCTTTGGTATATGCCACGTCATTTTTACTTGTCACCGTCATAGTGGGGCTTAACCTGACAGCAATTAGTATTCGTAACAATTTACGCGAAAAGTACCGGACTTTGGGACAAGATTAG
- a CDS encoding YebG family protein: MAVIVKYVVERNGEEKMTFTSKADADAYDKMLDMADELFELLGKSELLEDDGKQEDLAMFLAQNKDEVLYALGAKRKPTPKKAKVEAVADEEVTEQEDAA; this comes from the coding sequence ATGGCTGTAATCGTCAAGTACGTGGTAGAACGCAATGGAGAAGAGAAAATGACTTTTACCTCTAAAGCGGATGCTGACGCATATGACAAAATGCTTGATATGGCGGATGAGCTGTTTGAGCTACTAGGTAAAAGTGAACTGCTGGAAGATGACGGTAAGCAAGAAGACTTGGCCATGTTCCTAGCGCAAAATAAAGATGAAGTCCTTTATGCATTGGGCGCAAAACGCAAACCAACGCCAAAAAAGGCAAAGGTTGAAGCGGTAGCAGACGAAGAAGTGACAGAACAAGAAGACGCAGCGTAA
- the phoU gene encoding phosphate signaling complex protein PhoU, whose amino-acid sequence MNFGRHISGQFNVELESIRTHVLTMGGLVEQQLSFAMQALNKEDIELARKVVRDDHKVNAMEVSIDEACTRIIAKRQPTAKDLRLIMAIIKTITDLERIGDVATKMAYVAIESPESKDSQFQVSLEPLCRQAIMMLHQVLDAFARMDVEAAAEVHKLDDKIDAEYEAVIRQLMTYMMEDPKNIPNILQVMWSARAIERVGDRCQNICEYIIYFVKGKDVRHLGEQSIDDALK is encoded by the coding sequence ATGAATTTTGGTCGCCACATTTCAGGTCAGTTTAACGTCGAGTTAGAGTCTATTCGTACCCATGTACTTACCATGGGGGGCTTGGTCGAGCAGCAGCTTTCGTTTGCCATGCAGGCTTTGAATAAAGAAGACATCGAGTTGGCGCGTAAAGTGGTGCGTGACGATCACAAAGTCAATGCAATGGAAGTCTCTATCGATGAAGCCTGTACTCGAATTATTGCTAAACGCCAGCCGACAGCCAAAGACTTACGCTTGATTATGGCCATCATCAAGACGATCACAGATCTAGAGCGTATTGGTGATGTCGCGACAAAAATGGCTTACGTTGCTATCGAAAGTCCGGAGTCGAAGGATAGTCAGTTCCAAGTTTCTCTGGAGCCCTTGTGTCGTCAAGCCATCATGATGTTACACCAAGTGTTAGATGCCTTTGCCCGAATGGATGTTGAAGCAGCGGCAGAAGTGCACAAGCTTGACGACAAAATCGACGCGGAATATGAAGCGGTGATCCGTCAGTTGATGACGTACATGATGGAAGATCCGAAAAATATTCCGAATATCCTGCAAGTGATGTGGTCGGCACGTGCGATTGAGCGTGTCGGGGATCGCTGTCAGAACATCTGTGAGTACATCATCTACTTTGTGAAAGGCAAAGATGTTCGCCATCTCGGTGAGCAAAGCATTGATGATGCACTCAAATAA
- a CDS encoding LysR substrate-binding domain-containing protein → MATNISFKQLRVFIAITQHDTLTSASDALCLSKAAVSMSLAELEKQLGHSLFDRVNNRLILNQEGKKLLPLADELIQRTQNIEQLFSDDQALTGALKIGASDTIGNQVAPYLLSDFRNHTGHKSQSLFISNSTLICEKLVDYELDIALVEGKTLHPELLSQPFSQDEMCVICSPTSPLAKLENFTVGKLENSEWILREAGSGSREFFLRVIAPRIEQWHEAFQLNTTEALINSVSAGLGLGCLSKLAAEPALKDGRVVELRLPLDMKRRLWLLVHKEKYQSPLLKAFIKFCEQWNKE, encoded by the coding sequence ATGGCCACGAATATTTCTTTTAAACAGCTCCGAGTGTTTATTGCCATCACTCAACACGACACGCTCACCTCTGCATCAGACGCACTTTGTTTATCTAAGGCAGCGGTCAGTATGTCTCTGGCTGAACTTGAAAAACAGCTCGGGCACTCTCTGTTTGACCGAGTAAACAACCGATTAATCCTCAACCAAGAAGGCAAGAAACTTCTCCCCCTTGCTGACGAATTGATTCAGAGAACTCAAAACATCGAGCAGCTGTTCAGTGATGATCAAGCGCTAACGGGTGCTCTCAAAATCGGGGCCAGCGACACGATTGGCAATCAGGTTGCCCCTTACTTATTGAGCGATTTCAGAAACCACACCGGACACAAATCGCAAAGCTTGTTTATTTCGAACTCGACGTTGATTTGCGAAAAGCTGGTCGACTACGAACTTGATATCGCTTTGGTTGAAGGGAAAACACTCCACCCAGAGCTGCTTTCTCAACCCTTTAGTCAGGATGAAATGTGCGTCATTTGCTCTCCAACTTCGCCATTAGCCAAACTAGAAAACTTTACCGTAGGTAAGCTAGAAAACAGCGAGTGGATATTACGCGAAGCGGGTTCTGGCTCACGAGAGTTTTTTCTCCGTGTGATCGCGCCTCGTATTGAGCAATGGCATGAAGCGTTTCAGCTTAATACAACCGAAGCACTCATCAACAGTGTATCGGCCGGACTCGGCTTAGGCTGCCTATCAAAACTGGCCGCTGAACCAGCACTCAAAGATGGCCGTGTGGTTGAGCTTAGATTGCCACTCGATATGAAACGCCGACTCTGGCTGTTGGTACACAAAGAGAAGTATCAAAGTCCCCTGCTGAAAGCCTTTATTAAATTTTGTGAACAATGGAATAAAGAGTAG
- the recC gene encoding exodeoxyribonuclease V subunit gamma produces the protein MFTVYHSNQVDILKSLLVELIRLHPLENPFEAEQILVQSPGMSQWLKMELAKEFGVAANIEFPLPATFIWNMFTEVLPDVPKRSAFNKESMTWKLMHLLPSMLDQPEFDALNRYLENDQDSSKLYQLSEKIADIFDGYLVYRPEWIASWEAGQDVAELEGQHAWQPILWQALYDHTIALDQSPYHRANLYEHFIETLENDIRRFESGSFEHLPKRLFVFGITSLPPRYMDALKAIGEHIDVHLMFTNPCRYYWGEVRDRKYLARLAAMHRKHVVWNQDHSEQDGESAVLKGSVEDNLSDELHTDVVGNSLLASMGKLGRDNMYLLSQLESHEIEAFVDVERDSLLHQLQADILNLEEHQNDDELESSFHKQVVSADDHSLSLHACHSPMREVEVLHDQLLAMFDADPSLKPRDIIVMVADINAYSPAIQAVFGNAPGERFIPYSISDRTADQESPILNAFMQLVNLPNTRCLASELLELLETPAILARFDLDEDDFIKAKQWVEESGIRWGLNESTGREFELPETSQNTWQFGIQRMLLGYAMPESAGLFDSTSGALSPYNEVQGMGAELAGKLAHFIETVDTYRGKLAQTQSIDSWREVLTHLLDDFFSVELEGEAALKSIRDTLTALKEQLTDAAFEHQLAPTIISQYLQSKLSGTRVSQRFLAGQVNFCTLMPMRSIPFRTVCLLGMNDGIYPRSVPPEGFDLMNGRAKPGDRSRRDDDRYLFLEALLSAQQTLYISYVGRSIQDNTERVPSVLVSELMEYCHQNYRLQDDETLPCDESGDKLLQSLITHHAMVPFSPSAFSGELPSYAKEWLPAANRQGQSGGEFNRQLGDYLSDAIYPLELDLVELQRFWRLPVQYFFNRRLKVMFEPPLPVMEDDEPFVLGGLESYQMRDNLLSTLLAHTLEGEGDTQAVIAEFVEYQRAQGKLPVGAFGDIEFETNRVQAEELVEKLTWLCQSADTDLEVKLTFDVLGEGKNVQLTGWLTQNYQSGLVRFRSGKIRAQDYLSAWIDHLAMCAMGYAKRTHMIGYDRKDGVVHLVYPPMENAQQAQLLLSELIRLFFQGMTEPLAYFPKTALASVEAGFSRGSWVDDEEKSLKKMSDTFNDGYMTSGEGNNAYIARIWPIWNDVLAAQARTMATLVMQGPRLAAKMSEDLA, from the coding sequence TTGTTTACTGTCTATCACTCCAACCAAGTTGATATTCTCAAGTCGTTACTTGTTGAGCTCATTCGCCTGCACCCGCTCGAAAATCCATTTGAAGCGGAGCAAATCCTTGTACAAAGCCCCGGTATGTCTCAGTGGCTTAAAATGGAGTTGGCAAAAGAGTTCGGCGTGGCCGCGAATATTGAGTTCCCACTTCCGGCAACGTTTATCTGGAACATGTTTACGGAAGTTCTGCCAGATGTACCTAAACGAAGTGCGTTCAATAAAGAGTCGATGACGTGGAAGTTAATGCACCTACTTCCGAGTATGCTCGATCAACCCGAGTTTGACGCACTGAACCGCTATTTAGAAAACGATCAGGACTCCAGTAAGCTTTATCAGCTATCGGAAAAAATTGCCGATATCTTCGATGGTTACTTGGTGTATCGTCCAGAATGGATTGCGAGCTGGGAAGCAGGACAAGACGTTGCAGAGCTGGAAGGGCAGCACGCATGGCAACCGATTTTATGGCAGGCTTTGTACGATCACACCATTGCGTTGGATCAGTCACCTTATCACCGTGCTAATCTTTATGAGCACTTCATCGAGACACTAGAAAACGACATTCGTCGCTTCGAGAGTGGCAGTTTTGAACATTTACCTAAGCGGTTATTTGTCTTTGGTATTACCTCGTTGCCGCCTCGTTATATGGACGCGTTGAAGGCCATTGGTGAACATATCGATGTGCACTTGATGTTTACCAACCCATGCCGATATTACTGGGGTGAAGTGAGAGACAGAAAGTATCTGGCGCGATTGGCGGCGATGCATCGTAAGCACGTGGTTTGGAATCAGGATCATTCAGAGCAGGACGGCGAAAGTGCAGTGCTCAAAGGCAGTGTGGAAGACAATCTTTCTGATGAACTGCATACCGATGTGGTCGGAAACAGCTTGCTGGCCTCTATGGGTAAGCTCGGGCGAGACAACATGTATTTGTTGTCCCAATTGGAATCTCACGAAATTGAAGCGTTTGTGGATGTAGAGCGCGATTCTTTGCTTCATCAGCTCCAGGCCGATATTTTAAATCTGGAAGAACACCAGAATGATGACGAGTTGGAGAGCAGCTTTCATAAACAGGTGGTCAGCGCCGACGATCACTCTCTTTCTCTTCATGCGTGTCATAGCCCTATGCGTGAAGTGGAAGTGTTACACGATCAACTGTTGGCGATGTTCGATGCCGATCCGAGTTTAAAACCGCGTGACATCATCGTTATGGTGGCAGACATCAACGCTTATAGCCCAGCAATTCAAGCGGTGTTTGGTAACGCGCCAGGTGAGCGATTCATTCCGTATTCAATTTCTGACCGTACTGCTGACCAAGAAAGCCCAATTCTTAATGCATTTATGCAGTTAGTGAACTTGCCGAACACACGTTGCCTTGCTTCTGAGTTGCTTGAACTTCTGGAAACCCCCGCGATTTTGGCGCGATTTGATTTGGATGAAGATGACTTCATCAAAGCTAAACAATGGGTGGAAGAATCGGGCATTCGTTGGGGGCTGAATGAGTCAACTGGACGTGAGTTTGAACTGCCAGAAACGTCTCAGAATACGTGGCAATTTGGTATCCAAAGAATGCTACTCGGCTATGCAATGCCTGAGTCTGCTGGGCTGTTTGATTCGACATCCGGTGCGTTATCTCCCTATAACGAAGTTCAAGGTATGGGCGCAGAGCTGGCAGGTAAACTGGCGCATTTTATTGAAACGGTCGACACATACCGAGGCAAATTGGCTCAAACACAATCTATAGATAGTTGGCGAGAAGTGCTCACCCACTTACTTGATGACTTTTTCAGTGTAGAGCTTGAAGGCGAAGCGGCATTAAAATCGATTCGCGATACGTTAACAGCTTTAAAAGAGCAGCTTACTGACGCTGCATTTGAGCACCAACTTGCACCAACCATCATTTCACAGTATCTACAAAGCAAGTTGTCTGGTACCCGAGTTAGTCAGCGCTTCCTTGCGGGCCAAGTGAATTTCTGTACCCTGATGCCGATGCGTTCGATTCCGTTCAGAACCGTGTGTTTGTTGGGTATGAATGACGGCATCTATCCGCGCTCTGTGCCGCCTGAAGGGTTCGACTTAATGAATGGCCGTGCCAAACCGGGAGACCGCTCGCGCAGAGATGACGACCGCTATCTATTCCTTGAAGCGCTGCTATCCGCACAACAAACGCTCTACATCAGCTATGTGGGACGCTCTATTCAAGACAACACCGAGCGAGTGCCATCCGTATTGGTATCGGAGTTGATGGAGTACTGTCACCAAAACTATCGTCTTCAAGATGATGAAACGTTGCCTTGCGATGAGTCAGGCGACAAGTTGCTTCAATCCTTAATAACTCACCACGCTATGGTGCCTTTCAGCCCGTCGGCGTTTTCAGGTGAGTTGCCGAGCTATGCCAAAGAGTGGTTGCCTGCGGCCAATAGGCAAGGGCAAAGCGGTGGCGAATTTAATCGTCAGCTAGGCGATTACCTATCGGACGCCATTTATCCATTGGAATTGGATCTGGTCGAATTACAACGTTTCTGGCGTTTGCCTGTTCAGTACTTTTTTAACCGTCGACTCAAAGTGATGTTTGAACCGCCTCTTCCTGTTATGGAAGATGATGAACCGTTTGTACTGGGTGGCTTAGAAAGCTATCAAATGAGGGATAACCTTCTCAGCACGTTATTGGCGCACACATTAGAAGGTGAGGGGGATACCCAAGCGGTGATCGCTGAGTTTGTGGAATACCAACGAGCGCAAGGAAAGCTGCCAGTGGGTGCGTTTGGCGATATTGAATTTGAGACCAATCGCGTACAAGCGGAAGAGTTGGTTGAGAAGCTCACTTGGCTCTGCCAAAGCGCTGATACTGATTTGGAAGTGAAGCTGACATTTGACGTACTGGGCGAAGGCAAAAACGTGCAGTTAACGGGATGGCTGACACAAAATTATCAATCAGGATTAGTACGCTTTCGCAGTGGAAAGATTCGAGCTCAAGACTATCTGTCCGCTTGGATTGATCACCTCGCTATGTGTGCGATGGGTTACGCAAAGAGAACGCATATGATTGGTTATGATCGTAAAGATGGTGTGGTTCATCTGGTGTATCCGCCGATGGAAAATGCTCAGCAAGCCCAATTATTGTTGTCAGAGCTAATACGCTTGTTCTTCCAAGGAATGACAGAGCCGTTGGCTTATTTCCCAAAAACTGCGCTTGCTAGCGTTGAAGCTGGATTCAGCCGAGGCAGTTGGGTTGATGATGAAGAAAAATCACTGAAGAAAATGTCCGATACCTTCAATGATGGCTACATGACCAGTGGTGAGGGAAATAACGCTTATATCGCCCGAATTTGGCCAATATGGAATGATGTATTAGCGGCACAAGCCCGAACTATGGCGACATTGGTGATGCAAGGGCCGAGACTCGCGGCAAAGATGAGTGAGGACTTGGCGTAA
- the pstB gene encoding phosphate ABC transporter ATP-binding protein PstB, protein MFSVDQTLGYPAPLNVNNLSDEQTAIAIEELNLFYKSSQALSDISMRIPKGHVTAFIGPSGCGKSTLLRCINRMNDLVEGCRVEGRVRLHNKNVYDPDVDVATLRRRVGMVFQRPNPFPKSIYENVVYGLRLQGLKNSRVLDDAVERSLRAAALWDEVKDRLHENAFGLSGGQQQRLVIARAIAIEPEVLLLDEPTSALDPISTLTIEELINDLKTKYTVVIVTHNMQQAARVSDHTAFIHMGKLIEYSDTDSIFTSPLKKQTEDYITGRYG, encoded by the coding sequence ATGTTTTCAGTAGATCAAACGCTGGGATACCCAGCCCCATTAAATGTCAACAATCTGAGCGACGAGCAAACCGCGATTGCGATTGAAGAGCTCAACTTGTTCTACAAAAGCAGTCAGGCACTGAGCGACATTTCCATGCGTATTCCGAAAGGGCATGTGACCGCGTTCATCGGGCCATCTGGTTGTGGTAAATCGACCTTGCTGCGTTGCATCAACCGAATGAATGATTTGGTGGAAGGATGCCGAGTTGAAGGGCGAGTCAGGCTGCACAATAAGAACGTTTACGACCCAGATGTGGATGTGGCCACTCTTCGTCGTCGTGTTGGTATGGTATTCCAAAGGCCGAATCCGTTTCCTAAATCTATTTATGAAAATGTGGTTTACGGCTTGCGTTTGCAGGGACTGAAAAACAGTAGAGTGCTGGATGATGCCGTAGAGCGCTCACTTCGAGCTGCCGCGTTATGGGATGAAGTGAAAGATCGCTTGCATGAGAACGCGTTTGGATTGTCGGGCGGACAGCAGCAGCGACTCGTTATTGCGCGTGCTATCGCCATAGAACCTGAGGTCTTGCTGCTTGATGAACCCACGTCGGCACTTGACCCTATTTCAACGCTAACGATTGAAGAGCTGATCAACGATCTAAAAACCAAATATACTGTAGTTATCGTTACGCATAACATGCAGCAAGCGGCAAGGGTTAGTGATCACACCGCATTTATTCATATGGGTAAACTGATAGAGTACTCAGATACCGACTCTATTTTTACCTCACCATTGAAAAAGCAAACCGAAGACTACATTACAGGTCGATACGGTTAA
- the ppk2 gene encoding polyphosphate kinase 2 produces MSHKKLNKKFYRKELEKLQIKLVKLQEWVKQEGLKVVVIFEGRDAAGKGGAIKRITEKLNPRVCRIAALPAPTEKEKTQWYFQRYVAHLPSAGEIVLFDRSWYNRAGVEKVMGFCNDDQYEEFLRSCPEFELMLQRSGIILLKYWFSVSDEEQEQRFLERIHTPIKRWKFSPMDLESRSRWIEYSEAKDKMFLHTDSKHCPWWVVPSDDKKRARLNCISHLLSQIDYQDVHYPEIELPELNKEGYIRAPIEEQTFVPQRY; encoded by the coding sequence ATGAGCCACAAGAAATTGAATAAGAAGTTCTACCGAAAAGAATTAGAAAAGCTACAAATTAAACTGGTTAAGCTTCAAGAATGGGTAAAACAAGAAGGGCTCAAAGTCGTCGTGATCTTCGAAGGACGCGATGCAGCGGGTAAAGGCGGTGCCATTAAGCGGATTACCGAAAAACTCAACCCTCGTGTTTGCCGTATTGCCGCCCTTCCTGCTCCGACGGAAAAAGAGAAAACGCAGTGGTACTTTCAGCGTTATGTCGCTCACCTTCCTTCCGCTGGCGAAATCGTCCTATTCGACAGAAGTTGGTACAACCGTGCGGGTGTCGAGAAAGTCATGGGGTTTTGCAACGATGATCAATACGAAGAGTTTCTACGCTCCTGCCCTGAATTTGAGCTGATGTTACAGCGATCTGGCATCATCTTGCTGAAGTACTGGTTTTCGGTTTCTGATGAAGAGCAAGAACAGCGATTTTTGGAGCGTATCCATACGCCAATTAAACGCTGGAAGTTCAGCCCAATGGATTTGGAATCGCGTAGCCGCTGGATAGAATATTCAGAAGCAAAAGACAAAATGTTTTTGCATACTGACTCTAAACACTGTCCTTGGTGGGTCGTTCCATCAGACGACAAAAAACGCGCGCGGCTTAATTGCATCAGCCACTTACTCAGTCAGATAGATTACCAAGATGTCCACTATCCAGAGATTGAATTACCTGAGCTGAATAAAGAAGGTTACATCAGAGCGCCAATAGAAGAACAAACTTTTGTTCCCCAAAGGTACTAA